One genomic window of Caenorhabditis elegans chromosome I includes the following:
- the C36B1.11 gene encoding uncharacterized protein (Confirmed by transcript evidence), whose amino-acid sequence MSGQKCSAYTDTMGTCTICSIFAPHSQLFICRHEGCKYALKQSSSIMTPAMFYRKEKVICGKCAFVGPHKMHKDFVSKAQKLAFKIASQEIGVRLQMEFDVLSELHEDNPVDYAIILSGHEKLEKIDVIKYLSQSKTIVEWNLRQRQLNEAIQFIKFNRIEGYHRVKELANKMLDAFYDANATIERDSENGSPQSDDDHLSDVSHECQGSSRSSISSKKSSIHSTSTTGTVILNQNPDNALSCSEVSGGDELKNKSSTNEGYTESMTETVITISRRFEMCIRRESPEDAVSRIADYLDDRIESNDQKKAIAEYMERNYSIKWPRQFQ is encoded by the exons ATGTCAGGACAAAAGTGCTCCGCTTACACCGACACAATGGGAACTTGCACAATCTGTTCCATATTCGCCCCACACAGTCAATTATTCATTTGTCGTCACGAAGGCTGCAAATATGCGCTCAAACAAAGTTCTTCAATTATGACGCCGGCAATGTTCTATCGAAAAGAGAAAGTTATTTGTGGAAAGTGTGCTTTTGTCGGACCACACAAAATGCACAAAGATTTCGTGTCAAAAGCGCAAAAACTGGCG tttaaaatcgCTTCACAAGAGATTGGAGTCAGATTGCAAATGGAATTCGATGTTCTATCCGAACTACATGAAGATAATCCTGTTGATTATGCCATTATTCTTTCTGGtcacgaaaaattggaaaaa ATTGATGTGATTAAATACTTGTCACAGTCAAAAACGATTGTGGAATGGAATTTGCGTCAACGGCAACTCAACGAGGCTAtccaatttattaaatttaatcgTATTGAAGGCTACCATCGCGTCAAAGAGCTGGCTAACAAGATGCTT GATGCATTTTATGATGCTAATGCGACAATTGAGAGAGACTCAGAAAATGGTTCTCCGCAGAGCGATG ATGATCACTTATCAGATGTTTCGCATGAATGTCAAGGATCTTCTCGGTCGtctatttcatcaaaaaaatccagtATTCATTCTACATCAACTACTGGCACAGTTATCCTGAATCAGAATCCAGACAACGCCCTTTCATGCAGCGAAGTCTCCGGAGGcgatgaattgaaaaataagagcAGCACTAATGAAGGT tacacCGAGAGCATGACCGAAACTGTTATCACCATATCACGCCGTTTTGAAATGTGTATTCGTCGGGAATCACCAGAGGATGCAGTTTCTCGTATTGCAGATTATCTTGATGATAGAATCGAATCTAACGATCAAAAAAAGGCAATTGCCGAGTACATGGAGAGAAATTACTCGATCAAGTGGCC gcgCCAGTTTCaatga
- the DY3.8 gene encoding SWEET sugar transporter (Confirmed by transcript evidence), producing MIGAINVAGLLFSVYFYAWLRPDLQANVRMGFYRYKVDFAIYFGTAVWLFLAMCVVAPRVCRRTNAIAGNCGMAVCSIIVIVNHYLLEKKWVWGGLLYLSNIMFYVLFMGLTVMGQFSRYHYDKNRVSNMIIPILANAAMTVLLMTNLTDTGYSDVVPIISYGVHTTMAIIAQGAGPRLKTLDFFEYLNQFKRRQ from the exons atgatTGGCGCTATCAACGTTGCCGGACTCTTATTTAGTGTTTACTTCTACGCATGGTTACGTCCGGATCTTCAAGCAAATGTTCGCATGGGCTTCTATCGATATAAAGTTGATTTTGCAATATATTTCGGAACTGCTGTCTGGTTATTTTTGGCAATGTGTGTCGTCGCTCCACGTGTCTGCCGACGAACCAAtgcgattgccggaaattgtggAATGGCCGTTTGCTCGATTATTGTCATTGTAAATCATTATCTGCTGGAGAAAAAATGGGTG tggGGTGGCTTGCTCTATCTCAGCAATATTATGTTCTACGTGCTGTTCATGGGACTCACAGTAATGGGACAATTCTCCAGATATCATTATGATAAGAATCGTGTCTCCAATATGATTATTCCAATCTTGGCAAACGCAGCAATGACAGTTTTGCTCATGACGAACCTAACAGATACC ggATATTCTGACGTCGTTCCGATCATCTCCTACGGAGTTCACACAACAATGGCCATCATTGCTCAAGGTGCCGGACCACGCCTCAAAACAttagacttttttgaataCCTCAATCAATTCAAACGACGACAGTAG
- the tin-13 gene encoding Mitochondrial import inner membrane translocase subunit tim-13 (Partially confirmed by transcript evidence) produces MDQLLDVETLKKLSPEQQEQVISGVKQQAALANAQNLVTDISEKCTNKCITAPGSSLASGEKQCLQRCMDRFMESWNLVSQTLQKRLQEEMASSGGMGGGFGQGPSFS; encoded by the exons ATGGATCAGCTGCTTGATGTGGAGACGTTGAAGAAGCTGTCACCAGAACAGCAAGAGCAAGTGATCAGTGGTGTCAAGCAGCAAGCTGCCCTTGCCAATGCCCAGAATCTTGTCACG gacatttctgaaaagtgcACGAATAAATGCATCACTGCACCAGGAAGCTCATTGGCCAGTGGTGAAAAGCAATGTCTACAGCGATGCATGGATCGTTTCATGGAATCATGGAATCTTGTTTCTCAAACTCTTCAAAAACGTCTTCAAGAAGAAATGGCGTCTTCAGGAGGAATGGGTGGTGGATTCGGACAAGGACCGtcgttttcttaa
- the lmn-1 gene encoding Lamin-1 (Confirmed by transcript evidence) — MSSRKGTRSSRIVTLERSANSSLSNNGGGDDSFGSTLLETSRLQEKDHLTSLNSRLATYIDKVRQLEQENNRLQVQIRDIEVVEKKEKSNLADRFEAEKARLRRALDSAQDELAKYRIEYDAAKVEVKKLKPQVEKLERELAGAEEQALHAQSIADQSQAKQKTLQARNDKLVVENDDLKKQNITLRDTVEGLKKAVEDETLLRTAANNKIKALEEDLAFALQQHKGELEEVRHKRQVDMTTYAKQINDEYQSKLQDQIEEMRAQFKNNLHQNKTAFEDAYKNKLNAARERQEEAVSEAIHLRARVRDLETSSSGNASLIERLRSELDTLKRSFQEKLDDKDARIAELNQEIERMMSEFHDLLDVKIQLDAELKTYQALLEGEEERLNLTQEAPQNTSVHHVSFSSGGASAQRGVKRRRVVDVNGEDQDIDYLNRRSKLNKETVGPVGIDEVDEEGKWVRVANNSEEEQSIGGYKLVVKAGNKEASFQFSSRMKLAPHASATVWSADAGAVHHPPEVYVMKKQQWPIGDNPSARLEDSEGDTVSSITVEFSESSDPSDPADRCSIM, encoded by the exons ATGTCATCTCGTAAAGGTACTCGTAGTTCTCGTATTGTTACGCTAGAGCGCTCAGCGAATTCGTCGCTAAGCAACAATGGAGGAGGCGACGATTcatt TGGCTCAACGCTTCTAGAAACTTCACGTCTTCAAGAGAAAGATCATTTGACTTCACTCAACAGTCGTCTTGCCACTTACATCGAC aaagttcGTCAATTGGAGCAAGAGAACAACAGACTCCAGGTTCAAATTCGCGACATCGAAGTTGTTGAAAAGAAAGAGAAGTCAAACTTGGCCGATCGCTTCGAGGCGGAAAAG gCTCGTCTCCGTCGTGCCCTCGATTCGGCTCAAGATGAGCTCGCAAAATACAGGATCGAGTATGACGCTGCAAAGGTTGAAGTAAAGAAGTTGAAGCCACAAGTCGAAAAACTTGAGAGAGAACTCGCTGGAGCTGAGGAACAAGCCCTCCATGCCCAATCTATTGCTGATCAAAGTCAAGCAAAACAGAAGACGTTGCAGGCACGCAACGATAAATTGGTGGTGGAGAATGAt gATCTCAAAAAGCAGAACATCACTCTTCGTGACACCGTAGAAGGACTCAAGAAAGCCGTTGAAGATGAAACTCTTCTCCGAACAGCCGCCAACAATAAAATCAAGGCTCTGGAAGAAGATCTCGCTTTTGCTCTTCAACAGCACAAGGGAGAACTTGAAGAAGTTCGTCACAAGAGACAGGTCGACATGACAACCTACGCCAAGCAGATTAATGATGAGTATCAATCTAAGCTTCAAGATCAAATCGAAGAGATGCGTGCTCAGTTCAAGAACAATTTGCATCAAAACAAAACAGCTTTCGAAGATGCCTACAAAAACAAGCTCAATGCTGCTCGTGAACGCCAAGAGGAGGCTGTATCCGAAGCAATCCATCTTCGTGCCCGTGTTCGTGACTTGGAGACATCAAGCAGTGGAAATGCTTCGCTCATCGAACGTCTTCGTTCAGAGCTCGACACTCTGAAGAGATCGTTCCAAGAGAAGCTCGACGACAAGGATGCTCGAATTGCTGAACTTAATCAAGAGATCGAGCGCATGATGAGCGAGTTCCACGATCTTCTTGATGTTAAAATCCAATTGGACGCCGAACTCAAGACCTACCAAGCTCTCCTTGAGGGTGAGGAGGAGCGTCTCAATCTTACTCAGGAGGCGCCACAAAACACTTCAGTTCATCACGTCTCGTTTTCATCCGGAGGAGCAAGCGCTCAGCGCGGAGTGAAGCGTCGTCGCGTTGTCGATGTAAATGGAGAGGACCAAGACATTGATTATCTCAACCGTCGCTCCAAACTCAACAAAGAGACTGTTGGCCCAGTTGGAATCGACGAGGTTGATGAGGAAGGAAAGTGGGTCCGTGTTGCAAACAACTCTGAAGAAGAACAATCCATCGGAGGATACAAGTTGGTGGTCAAAGCTGGAAACAAAGAAGCCtccttccaattttcatcTCGTATGAAGCTCGCTCCACATGCTAGCGCCACCGTTTGGTCTGCGGATGCTGGTGCCGTTCACCACCCACCAGAAGTCTACGTTATGAAGAAGCAACAG tggcCAATTGGAGATAACCCATCAGCTCGTCTTGAGGATAGTGAAGGAGACACTGTTTCTTCTATCACCGTTGAATTCAGCGAATCATCGGATCCATCGGACCCAGCCGATCGTTGTTCCATCATGTAA
- the hlh-16 gene encoding BHLH domain-containing protein (Confirmed by transcript evidence), whose amino-acid sequence MSSESPPGAEEEFEPYVRRKRSEAGGRKKMQGLNEQEQNLLRNSINSRERRRMHELNDEFETLRECLPYPNEANSRRMSKANTLLLASNWIKQLANANHKLQMELNMANAKIDSLMVQLKKVEKPSSKCSKCQQNVCFSVDCITST is encoded by the exons ATGTCTTCGGAATCACCGCCTGGAGCCGAGGAAGAATTCGAGCCATATGTGAGAAGAAAACGATCGGAAGCAGGAGGCCGGAAGAAAATGCAAGGCTTGAATGagcaa gaaCAAAATCTGTTGAGAAACTCAATTAACAGTCGAGAACGTCGTCGAATGCACGAGTTGAACGATGAATTCGAGACTCTACGTGAATGTCTTCCTTATCCGAATGAAGCGAACAGTCGACGAATGAGCAAAGCGAATACATTGTTACTAGCTTCCAATTGGATTAAGCAACTTGCAAATGCAAATCACAAGCTTCAAATGGAATTAAACATGGCAAATGCAAAG atcgacTCCCTCATGGTGCAActtaaaaaagtggaaaaaccATCTTCAAAATGCTCAAAGTGTCAACAAAACGTGTGCTTCTCAGTAGACTGCATCACATCAACATGA
- the trt-1 gene encoding Telomerase reverse transcriptase (Confirmed by transcript evidence), producing MAPTIKSSLTTLHEEIRKYDKRRHWNTIIRKSAHLSLVRNIFKKKRRQKLNYRHMSTFLASSENISNIRDTVVLLEINKLSQSILSSRNIFELRKLKPTRKMVEIEHCFVSKNDTFVACSKLISMFHLEKYIGSTNCANILEWITKMLNNGGYHKMKPFVYKEAPFTRAFRASKVMKNVDPNVKRNIQTSIVNNLKSGVHWWALMALRQVMIPIVIKEERVLLWRDGYLNILTKEIKDFKQRYIVQKAPHFIRPNVATFKLSISRQKLRPLFKRKAIDKKTETMQWKRLNSMLSWCLERSGVYRHTIRDSCKKVSDFLKKNSQNSKIIGYTADVSKCFSTVNHDVLISIIDRLFSQEHDIYTVCGKGRNHGGFHKLIFCSAGTELNAHEALRRKMELKGVFNFEVCYREMSSSTTLYSVIRTTLSTYYYKRGPTSWRITKGVPQGHPISSNLAHMYLNNFEQKYWSNEKEDSRIVFCRYEDDFIFITTENSLFEKMMKPLSTGNNTHFLTANPKKFKKSERCGASQVLQWCGVKLDFQSGNCFIRRRCKDGVARQFLIKLQ from the exons ATGGCACCAACGATTAAGAGTTCACTTACAACACTTCATGAAGAAATACGAAAATACGATAAAAGACGTCATTGGAACACAATTATTCGCAAAAGTGCTCATTTAAGTCTCgtcagaaatattttcaaaaag aaacgaagacaaaaattaaactaCCGCCATATGTCCACTTTTTTGGCttcttctgaaaacatttcaaatattcgCGATACCGTTGTTTTACTGGAAATCAACAAATTATCGCAGAGTATCCTGTCTTCTCGCAATATTTTTGAGCTGAGAAAACTAAAACCAACACGAAAAATGGTTGAAATCGA acatTGTTTTGTGTCTAAAAATGATACATTTGTTGCATGCtccaaattaatttcaatgtttcatctggaaaaatatattggaTCAACTAATTGTGCAAATATACTGGAGTGGattacaaaaatgttaaacaatGGTGGTTATCATAAAATGAAGccatttgtctacaaagaaG ctcCTTTCACTCGCGCATTTCGTGCATctaaagttatgaaaaatgtgGATCCAAATGTGAAGAGGAATATTCAAACTTCAATtgtgaataatttaaaatcagGAGTACACTGGTGGGCTCTGATGGCTTTACGACAAGTTATGATTCCAATTGTAATTAAAGAAGAAAGAGTTTTGCTGTGGAGAGATggatatttaaatattttaacaaaagAAATAAAGGATTTCAAACAACGTTATATAGTTCAAAAAGCTCCG cattttatAAGACCGAATGTTGCCACCTTCAAGCTCTCAATTTCTCGTCAAAAATTGCGACCTTTGTTCAAAAGAAAAGCAATCGATAAAAAAACAGAGACAATGCAATGGAAAAGGTTGAATTCGATGCTCTCATGGTGTTTGGAAAGAAGTGGAGTTTACCGACATA cAATCAGAGATTCGTGTAAAAAAGTGTCAGATTTTCTAAAGAAGAACtcacaaaactcaaaaataattggataCACAGCAGATGTTAGCAAATGTTTCTCAACTGTTAATCATGACGTGTTGATATCAATTATTGACCGACTTTTTTCTCAAGA GCACGATATTTATACGGTATGTGGAAAAGGAAGAAATCACGGAGGATTTCATAAATTGATATTCTGTTCAGCTGGAACTGAGTTGAATGCACATGAGGCGCTTCgtcgaaaaatggaattgaaaggagtattcaattttgaagtttgctACCGAGAG ATGAGTTCCTCTACAACACTCTACAGTGTTATTCGTACCACACTTTCAACGTACTACTACAAGCGTGGCCCAACATCGTGGAGAATTACAAAAGGAGTTCCACAGGGACATCCTATATCTTCAAATTTAGCACATATGTACCTCAATAACTTTGAGCAGAAATATTGGAGCAACGAAAAAGAGGATTCGAGAATTGTTTTCTGCAGATATGAGGatgatttcattttcattacaactgaaaattctttaTTCGAGAag atgatgaaACCATTATCTACTGGCAATAACACTCATTTTTTGACGGCTAATCCGAAAAAGTTCAAG aaatcagaGCGATGTGGAGCATCACAAGTCCTTCAATGGTGTGGAGTGAAACTGGATTTTCAATcgggaaattgctttattcGACGAAGATGCAAAGACGGTGTGGCtcgtcaatttttgataaagttgcaataa
- the trt-1 gene encoding Telomerase reverse transcriptase (Partially confirmed by transcript evidence) gives MSTFLASSENISNIRDTVVLLEINKLSQSILSSRNIFELRKLKPTRKMVEIEHCFVSKNDTFVACSKLISMFHLEKYIGSTNCANILEWITKMLNNGGYHKMKPFVYKEAPFTRAFRASKVMKNVDPNVKRNIQTSIVNNLKSGVHWWALMALRQVMIPIVIKEERVLLWRDGYLNILTKEIKDFKQRYIVQKAPHFIRPNVATFKLSISRQKLRPLFKRKAIDKKTETMQWKRLNSMLSWCLERSGVYRHTIRDSCKKVSDFLKKNSQNSKIIGYTADVSKCFSTVNHDVLISIIDRLFSQEHDIYTVCGKGRNHGGFHKLIFCSAGTELNAHEALRRKMELKGVFNFEVCYREMSSSTTLYSVIRTTLSTYYYKRGPTSWRITKGVPQGHPISSNLAHMYLNNFEQKYWSNEKEDSRIVFCRYEDDFIFITTENSLFEKMMKPLSTGNNTHFLTANPKKFKKSERCGASQVLQWCGVKLDFQSGNCFIRRRCKDGVARQFLIKLQ, from the exons ATGTCCACTTTTTTGGCttcttctgaaaacatttcaaatattcgCGATACCGTTGTTTTACTGGAAATCAACAAATTATCGCAGAGTATCCTGTCTTCTCGCAATATTTTTGAGCTGAGAAAACTAAAACCAACACGAAAAATGGTTGAAATCGA acatTGTTTTGTGTCTAAAAATGATACATTTGTTGCATGCtccaaattaatttcaatgtttcatctggaaaaatatattggaTCAACTAATTGTGCAAATATACTGGAGTGGattacaaaaatgttaaacaatGGTGGTTATCATAAAATGAAGccatttgtctacaaagaaG ctcCTTTCACTCGCGCATTTCGTGCATctaaagttatgaaaaatgtgGATCCAAATGTGAAGAGGAATATTCAAACTTCAATtgtgaataatttaaaatcagGAGTACACTGGTGGGCTCTGATGGCTTTACGACAAGTTATGATTCCAATTGTAATTAAAGAAGAAAGAGTTTTGCTGTGGAGAGATggatatttaaatattttaacaaaagAAATAAAGGATTTCAAACAACGTTATATAGTTCAAAAAGCTCCG cattttatAAGACCGAATGTTGCCACCTTCAAGCTCTCAATTTCTCGTCAAAAATTGCGACCTTTGTTCAAAAGAAAAGCAATCGATAAAAAAACAGAGACAATGCAATGGAAAAGGTTGAATTCGATGCTCTCATGGTGTTTGGAAAGAAGTGGAGTTTACCGACATA cAATCAGAGATTCGTGTAAAAAAGTGTCAGATTTTCTAAAGAAGAACtcacaaaactcaaaaataattggataCACAGCAGATGTTAGCAAATGTTTCTCAACTGTTAATCATGACGTGTTGATATCAATTATTGACCGACTTTTTTCTCAAGA GCACGATATTTATACGGTATGTGGAAAAGGAAGAAATCACGGAGGATTTCATAAATTGATATTCTGTTCAGCTGGAACTGAGTTGAATGCACATGAGGCGCTTCgtcgaaaaatggaattgaaaggagtattcaattttgaagtttgctACCGAGAG ATGAGTTCCTCTACAACACTCTACAGTGTTATTCGTACCACACTTTCAACGTACTACTACAAGCGTGGCCCAACATCGTGGAGAATTACAAAAGGAGTTCCACAGGGACATCCTATATCTTCAAATTTAGCACATATGTACCTCAATAACTTTGAGCAGAAATATTGGAGCAACGAAAAAGAGGATTCGAGAATTGTTTTCTGCAGATATGAGGatgatttcattttcattacaactgaaaattctttaTTCGAGAag atgatgaaACCATTATCTACTGGCAATAACACTCATTTTTTGACGGCTAATCCGAAAAAGTTCAAG aaatcagaGCGATGTGGAGCATCACAAGTCCTTCAATGGTGTGGAGTGAAACTGGATTTTCAATcgggaaattgctttattcGACGAAGATGCAAAGACGGTGTGGCtcgtcaatttttgataaagttgcaataa
- the pqn-26 gene encoding Glutaredoxin domain-containing protein (Confirmed by transcript evidence) yields MAHRQRRLLLVTSILLHVASTLANIYGTAEIQQQQYQQQQQPQYSQSYGESPSSFPTSFTYTQPETQSYQPSQQSSASSSNLQFHSYNSQPGIQYGSQDSFYPNQAALTAAATSFATSAAQQYAQTYSQQQQQQQVQAPAQIDQANLAKYSQYLDILQKAYGIQLPGEMSMQPNTAATNAGGYQTSQQQQVANQVPQTYGQSQQPPPTQTYSGYPQNVAQPQPQVNTQSQAEITYQQQLAAYQQQQQQIAQQQQLQQQQQLAAEQQKQQQQQQQIAQQQQLAEQIAAQQAQQREAARLAQQQAQQAQQAQQLQQQIRQQQLQQQQQQQQQNQYGGMQPNPYVQPQAPVQQQIAQPPPQQPAPQQPMNFLPAPQAPIIQAPAPQAPAPMQPQQPPKQYVTQPPTYKNNYQTAALGQVNTYSGQSKPQVYTYPGPSQVQIPTHSTSYGNHEDSVIEEEPHGSVISQQQVVPPRPVQPVPPMSVATVTRGPPPPTRPASVIAPSSSVVPKSQPRPSPTTRPPTRATIRPTPQNKAVTSRPAPATSSVVTPSPSQSLTQQIRKLPAVLYIDSKNESTKKTETLLRDTYGLPLVTFYVDKTDKPAAIQRQLQQLTAHKGLPYLFICGTFIGSESHIENYHTNGQIPQLVEYVCGDEKKKKNKSKKTASS; encoded by the exons ATGGCGCACCGTCAACGACGCCTTCTCCTTGTTACATCCATACTTCTCCACGTGGCATCTACATTGG ctaataTCTATGGAACTGCTGAAATACAACAACAGCAGTAtcaacagcaacaacaaccACAATATTCTCAGAGTTATG GTGAATCTCCATCATCCTTCCCAACTTCGTTTACATATACTCAACCGGAAACACAATCATACCAACCTTCACAACAATCATCAGCATCATCATCAAATCTTCAATTCCATAGTTATAACTCTCAGCCTGGTATTCAATATGGTTCTCAAGATTCATTTTATCCAAATCAAGCTGCTCTGACTGCGGCTGCCACATCATTTGCAACAAGTGCTGCTCAGCAGTACGCTCAAACATATtctcagcagcagcagcaacaacaaGTACAGGCTCCTGCACAAATTGATCAAGCTAACTTGGCAAAATATTCACAGTATCTGGATATTCTTCAAAAAGCATACGGAATTCAATTACCCGGAGAAATGTCAATGCAACCAAATACTGCAGCCACAAATGCTGGAGGATATCAAACTTCTCAACAACAACAG GTAGCCAACCAAGTACCACAAACGTATGGGCAATCCCAACAACCTCCACCTACTCAAACATATTCTGGATACCCACAAAATGTTGCTCAACCACAGCCTCAAGTGAATACACAATCTCAAGCTGAAATTACCTATCAACAACAATTGGCGGCTTATCAACAACAGCAACAg caaattgctCAGCAGCAACAGCtgcagcaacaacaacaattgGCAGCTGAGCAGCAAAagcaacaacagcaacaacaacag ATTGCCCAACAGCAACAACTCGCCGAACAAATCGCAGCTCAACAGGCTCAGCAACGTGAAGCTGCTCGATTGGCTCAACAACAAGCTCAACAAGCTCAACAAGCCCAGCAACTGCAACAACAGATTCGCCAACAACAACTTCAGcaacaacagcagcaacaacaacagaaCCAATATGGAGGAATGCAACCAAATCCATATGTTCAACCACAGGCCCCAGTTCAACAACAAATTGCTCAACCGCCACCTCAACAACCAGCTCCTCAACAACCAATGAACTTCCTCCCAGCTCCACAGGCTCCAATTATACAGGCTCCTGCTCCACAGGCTCCTGCTCCAATGCAACCACAACAACCACCAAAACAATATGTAACTCAACCTCCAACATATAAAAACAACTATCAAACTGCTGCACTTGGTCAAGTGAATACCTACTCTGGACAGTCAAAACCACAAGTATACACATATCCAGGACCATCACAAGTTCAAATTCCAACTCATTCAACATCTTATGGTAATCATGAGGATAGTGTTATTGAAGAAGAACCACATGGATCAGTTATATCTCAACAACAAGTGGTCCCACCACGACCAGTTCAACCTGTTCCACCAATGTCTGTTGCTACAGTAACACGtggtccaccaccaccaactcGTCCAGCTTCAGTAATTGCTCCAAGCTCATCGGTTGTACCAAAGTCTCAACCGAGACCATCACCAACTACTCGG CCACCAACTCGTGCTACAATTCGTCCAACACCTCAAAACAAGGCAGTTACCAGTCGTCCTGCACCTGCCACGTCATCAGTGGTCACTCCATCTCCAAGTCAATCTTTAACTCAGCAG attcgGAAATTGCCAGCAGTTTTGTACATTGACTCTAAGAACGAGAGCAcaaagaaaactgaaacattATTGAGAGATACATATGGATTACCATTAGTCACATTCTACGTGGATAAG aCAGACAAACCAGCTGCAATTCAACGTCAACTTCAACAATTAACTGCTCACAAGGGACTTCCGTATCTTTTTATCTGCGGAACTTTCATTGGAA GTGAATCTcacattgaaaattatcatACGAATGGCCAAATCCCTCAACTCGTGGAATATGTTTGTGGAgacgagaaaaagaaaaagaataagTCTAAAAAGACAGCTtcatcttaa
- the mfb-1 gene encoding F-box domain-containing protein (Confirmed by transcript evidence), whose product MPFIGRDWRAPGETWVRTPHTNGWERTKLRPVQISSEPIFIPQVSSSPTLVSSSSPKFILDSGSSASSVPKFGLYDSEQNSSCGSLPGSGIERCNSSSSSAEDSDSNDKDWIPHCFVKSTSKEFIGCTSMSEAFHRLDLARAVNDVRRFNFICKVVQILVEEKLPNLSATARKSLLGILSAICFRSSNEDVNVSTAKDLVKQFGNGLDNVNVCGSPQLVSRHHQTASSLLDLISENNVRTAADADDESALTFFDLPREIVLLILRRLPDHNSLLETAQVHEALQDMINGEDKIWKSLCTFHFQEYQIKQQKTSGKSWRQAFFDLKKYHGCRELYADLIHICCHCKALFWKSLGHPCVRETTAPSVRVTPRQFVDMLIYL is encoded by the exons atgccaTTCATTGGACGTGATTGGCGAGCTCCCGGTGAAACATGGGTTCGGACTCCACATACAAATGGTTGGGAAAGAACTAAATTAAGACCTGTACAG atatcgTCAGAACCAATTTTTATACCTCAAGTGTCTTCTAGTCCAACTCTTGTGAGCAGTTCTTCTCCAAAATTTATTCTTGATTCTGGTTCATCTGCATCTTCAGTTCCTAAATTTGGGCTCTACGATTCTGAACAAAATAGTTCATGTGGTTCTTTGCCTGGATCTGGAATTGAAAGATGCAATTCGTCTTCGAGTAGTGCAGAGGATTCTG ATTCGAATGACAAAGATTGGATTCCACATTGTTTTGTTAAAAGTACATCGAAAGAGTTTATTGGATGTACGAGTATGTCTGAAGCATTTCATCGCCTTGATCTTGCTCGTGCAGTCAATGACGTTCGCAGATTTAACTTCATTTGCAAG GTAGTTCAAATATTAGTAGAAGAGAAACTTCCAAATCTCTCTGCAACTGCTCGTAAATCTCTTTTGGGTATTCTCAGTGCCATTTGCTTCCGATCATCAAACGAAGATGTTAACGTGTCAACTGCCAAAGATCTAGTCAAACAG ttcgGTAACGGGTTGGATAATGTGAACGTGTGTGGATCTCCACAATTAGTGTCTCGTCATCATCAAACTGCCTCATCACTTCTTGATctcatatctgaaaataatgttcGAACGGCTGCTGATGCCGATGATGAAAGTGCTCTTACATTCTTTGATCTTCCGAGAGAG attgtTCTTCTAATTCTTCGTCGTCTCCCTGATCATAATTCCCTTTTGGAGACTGCCCAAGTTCATGAAGCTCTTCAAGACATGATAAATGGCGAggacaaaatttggaaatccCTTTGCACATTTCACTTCCAAGAATATCAAATCAAACAACAGAAAACCTCAGGAAAATCGTGGCGTCAAGCCTTTTTCGACCTCAAAAAATATCACGGGTGCCGTGAACTCTACGCTGATCTCATTCACATTTGTTGCCATTGCAAAGCTCTTTTCTGGAAAAGTCTTGGACATCCATGTGTCCGAGAGACAACTGCACCATCTGTTAGAGTCACTCCCAGACAATTTGTCGATATGTTGatttatttgtaa